In Geotalea uraniireducens, the genomic window ATGGGCGGATAGCCGATATCCTGCCATTCCTTGTTTTGCCGGCAGGCAGTCCGAAGTACCCATTCGCCGAGTGGCACGATCAGTCCCGTCTCCTCCGCCAATGGGATAAAACGGGCCGGCGGAACGACCCCCAGAGTGGGATGCTGCCAACGCACCAGTGCCTCCATACAGGAGATCTGGCCATGCTCCACGTTCACTTTCGGCTGATAATGCAGAACGAATTCTTCCCGCTCGATCGCCTTGCGAAGGCTGTTTTCAAGGGACAGCCGTTCAACCGCCTTGGTATTCATCTCCGGCGTGTACAGCTGATAGTTGTTCCGGCCATGCTCTTTCGCCCGGTACATGGCAAAGTCGGCATTTTTGATCAACTCTTCGGCATTGCGGCCGTCATAAGGAAAGATGCTAATGCCGATGCTGGTGGTTATAAACAGTTCATGGCCGCTAATTTGAAAAGATTTTTTGAAGCTCTCGATAATCTTTTGAGCGACCTTTACCGCATCTTTCACATCGGTAACGGCAGAGAGATTGATAATGAACTCGTCTCCGCCCTGGCGGGCAACCGTATCGCCGTCACGCCGGCAACATTCCTTGAGCCGCTTGGTCACCGCCATCAGCAACTGATCGCCCAGGGCATGTCCCAACGTATCATTGATCAGCTTGAACCGGTCGAGGTCAAGGAACATGACGGCCAGCAGACGCTTGTGGCGACGGGCAAGAGCCAAGGACTGGCGAAGACGGTCGTTGAACAGCCGCCGGTTGGGCAACCCGGTCAAGGCATCGTAATAAGCCATCTGCCGGATGGTCTTTTCCGCTTCTTTCCGTGCCGTTATATCCCGCAGCGATTCGATGATGCCGCTGATGGAGCCGTCCGGCCCGACCAGTGGAGACGCCATGATCTCCACCACCCGGTGCTCGCCGTCTCTCGTCCGGTGATGGAGAGTCGAGAGCATCGTTTCACCCGAATTGCGAACTTCCTCAAGCGGACAGGGGGTCCCCTCTTCCATCACGCACGGCACATCGAGGCCGCGCACAACGTTATAGCAGTACGCCCCCTTTGCGTCACCGTCAAGCTGGAAAAAATTCTTTGCCGCCCGATTGGTCATTATCACCCGCCGATCGGGGCCGATCACCACCAGCGGCTCGGCAACACCACTCACGACCGAATGGAGAAAGGCATTTGCCTCTTCCAGCTTCAGTTCCGCCCGGGACCGTTCGGTGACTTCGTCTTCCAGCGCCATCGCCTGCTGCCGGAGGTCTTTCATCAGGCTTGAGGTCCGCAAGACCATTGATGCGGAATGGGCGTACTGCTGCAGGATCTGCTCGTCGATCTGGTCAAAGGGGTAACCGATCCGAAATGCCGACAGGCAGCCGGTTACTCGCCCCTCTTCGAGCAAGGGAACCAGCAGAGCGGTGTCCATCTCCATGATCTGGAAAAGCTCAAAACTCCCCCGGGACAACATCGAGAGATGATCGGCGCGTAGCGGCGTGCCGCAGGCGGCAAGCGAAGAGAACAAGTTCCCTCGCTTGAGCGGTGTCGTGACCCCCTGCATCATCTGGTGCCACGAACCGGACG contains:
- a CDS encoding putative bifunctional diguanylate cyclase/phosphodiesterase; the protein is MAHLKRYNDGLVKLDLWIRRLLTVGDEEALHTALCDGACDIVRAETAAFTTIDLPGGSITYRGASGSWHQMMQGVTTPLKRGNLFSSLAACGTPLRADHLSMLSRGSFELFQIMEMDTALLVPLLEEGRVTGCLSAFRIGYPFDQIDEQILQQYAHSASMVLRTSSLMKDLRQQAMALEDEVTERSRAELKLEEANAFLHSVVSGVAEPLVVIGPDRRVIMTNRAAKNFFQLDGDAKGAYCYNVVRGLDVPCVMEEGTPCPLEEVRNSGETMLSTLHHRTRDGEHRVVEIMASPLVGPDGSISGIIESLRDITARKEAEKTIRQMAYYDALTGLPNRRLFNDRLRQSLALARRHKRLLAVMFLDLDRFKLINDTLGHALGDQLLMAVTKRLKECCRRDGDTVARQGGDEFIINLSAVTDVKDAVKVAQKIIESFKKSFQISGHELFITTSIGISIFPYDGRNAEELIKNADFAMYRAKEHGRNNYQLYTPEMNTKAVERLSLENSLRKAIEREEFVLHYQPKVNVEHGQISCMEALVRWQHPTLGVVPPARFIPLAEETGLIVPLGEWVLRTACRQNKEWQDIGYPPMQIAVNLSPRQLQPGKTVAMVEAALRDSRLDPHWLVLEITESVLMAGDEATVEIFRYLERLGVQIAIDDFGIGYSSLYYLKKFPVHTLKIDRSFIRDIASNPDDEAITSAVISMAHGLNLKVVAEGVETVDQLEVLRSLKCRYMQGYLFSRPMPADQVVPMFGRAAESCLNFCRWC